A single region of the Ornithorhynchus anatinus isolate Pmale09 chromosome 13, mOrnAna1.pri.v4, whole genome shotgun sequence genome encodes:
- the RMDN3 gene encoding regulator of microtubule dynamics protein 3 isoform X1, whose product MTLPCVRPSSSSSSCSSLLRAANEHVHTSRMGVLAGARGVLGLLLGTATGLGLLCAIYIHRRRRPRALVGSQGLPNSLGYTRTSESHLQAAAAARPRRAVPGEAGDAESLPWPPGVRPELVLDHLDLVVSGLSELRREVEELRGSLPSLAREIVGEVRSHLEAQRGPRRRRFLFHRERSDSTGSSSIYFTASSGGALTDGESEGGYTTANAESDYEGGQTEGESEDGGEAGEAAGEASDEETRDQLGPAAGPSAGDEELGQLLQQADELHQGSEQDRRDAFQLLLDNKLAYGDRQDFLWRLARAYSDMCELTEEADEKKSYAVGGKEEAEAALQLGEENPECHQWYAVLGSQVGEHEGIQKRIQSGFVFKEHVDRAISLQPDNPRSHFLLGRWCYQVAHLSWLERKTVSALYESPPTASVHDALQSFLKVEELKPGFSKAGRVYISKCYKELGNNTMATQWLKQALELPDITKEDWACHEDLEDLQATLTY is encoded by the exons ATGACGTTGCCCTGCGTGcgccccagctccagctccagctcctgctccagcttGCTGCGGGCCGCAAACGAG cacGTCCACACGTCCAGGATGGGGGTCCTGGCCGGTGCCCGCGGAGTGCTCGGGCTACTGCTTGGCAccgccacgggcctgggactcctcTGCGCCATCTACATCCACCGGAGGCGACGGCCCCGGGCCCTCGTCGGGAGCCAGGGCCTGCCCAACTCCCTGGGCTACACCCGGACCTCAGAATCCCACCTCCAGG CAGCTGCGGCAGCGCGGCCACGACGCGCGGTCCCGGGGGAGGCGGGCGACGCGGAGTCGCTGCCCTGGCCCCCGGGGGTGAGGCCGGAGCTGGTGCTGGACCACCTGGACCTGGTGGTGAGCGGCCTGAGCGAGCTGCGGCGGGAGGTGGAGGAGTTGCGCGGCAGCCTGCCGAGCCTGGCCCGGGAGATCGTGGGCGAAGTCAG gtcccacctggaggcccagagaggacctCGACGTCGGCGCTTCCTCTTCCACCGCGAGAGGAGCGACTCTACCGGCTCCAGCTCCATCTACTTCACCGCCAGCTCCGGCGGGGCCCTGACCGACGGGGAGAGCGAGGGCGG CTACACCACGGCCAACGCGGAGTCCGATTATGAGGGCGGCCAgacggagggagagagcgaggacGGCGGCGAGGCGGGCGAGGCCGCGGGCGAGGCCAGCGACGAGGAGACGAGGGACCAGCTGGGGCCGGCGGCAGGGCCGTCCGCGGGGGACGAGGAGCTGGGCCAGCTCCTGCAGCAGGCGGATGAGCTGCACCAGGGCAGCGAGCAGGACAGGAGGGACGCCTTCCAGCTGCTGCTCGACAACAAGCTGGCG TATGGTGACCGGCAGGACTTCCTGTGGCGGCTTGCCCGGGCCTACAGCGACATGTGTGAGCTGACGGAGGAGGCAGACGAGAAGAAGTCATACGCGGTGGGCG GGAAGGAAGAGGCCGAGGCCGCCCTGCAGCTGGGGGAGGAGAACCCCGAGTGTCACCAGTG GTATGCAGTGCTGGGCAGCCAGGTGGGTGAGCACGAGGGCATCCAGAAGCGCATCCAGAGCGGCTTTGTGTTCAAG GAACACGTGGACCGAGCCATCTCCCTACAGCCGGACAACCCCAGGTCGCACTTCCTCCTGGGCCGATGGTGCTACCAG GTGGCCCATCTGAGCTGGCTGGAAAGGAAGACGGTATCAGCCCTGTACGAGAGTCCCCCCACTGCCTCTGTCCACGATGCCCTGCAGAGCTTCCTGAAG GTGGAAGAGTTGAAGCCGGGCTTCTCCAAAGCGGGACGGGTGTACATCTCCAAG tgcTACAAGGAGCTGGGGAATAACACAATGGCCACTCAGTGGCTGAAACAGGCGCTGGAGCTGCCGGACATCACCAAAGAG GACTGGGCCTGCCACGAGGACCTGGAGGACCTGCAGGCCACGCTCACCTATTAA
- the GCHFR gene encoding GTP cyclohydrolase 1 feedback regulatory protein, with product MPYLLISTQTRMEVGPTMVGDEQSDPQLMLCLGAIKRNTLGNHFWEYYVNDPPRVVLDKLEGQGFRVVGMTGVGQTLVWCLHKE from the exons ATGCCGTACCTGCTCATCAGCACCCAGACCCGCATG GAGGTGGGTCCCACGATGGTGGGGGACGAGCAGTCGGACCCCCAGCTGATGCTGTGCCTGGGAGCCATCAAGAGGAACACACTTGGGAACCACTT CTGGGAGTACTATGTCAACGACCCGCCCCGTGTGGTCCTGGACAAGTTGGAGGGTCAGGGCTTCCGTGTGGTCGGCATGACGGGGGTGGGCCAGACTCTGGTGTGGTGTCTGCACAAGGAAtag
- the RMDN3 gene encoding regulator of microtubule dynamics protein 3 isoform X2, which produces MTLPCVRPSSSSSSCSSLLRAANEHVHTSRMGVLAGARGVLGLLLGTATGLGLLCAIYIHRRRRPRALVGSQGLPNSLGYTRTSESHLQAAAARPRRAVPGEAGDAESLPWPPGVRPELVLDHLDLVVSGLSELRREVEELRGSLPSLAREIVGEVRSHLEAQRGPRRRRFLFHRERSDSTGSSSIYFTASSGGALTDGESEGGYTTANAESDYEGGQTEGESEDGGEAGEAAGEASDEETRDQLGPAAGPSAGDEELGQLLQQADELHQGSEQDRRDAFQLLLDNKLAYGDRQDFLWRLARAYSDMCELTEEADEKKSYAVGGKEEAEAALQLGEENPECHQWYAVLGSQVGEHEGIQKRIQSGFVFKEHVDRAISLQPDNPRSHFLLGRWCYQVAHLSWLERKTVSALYESPPTASVHDALQSFLKVEELKPGFSKAGRVYISKCYKELGNNTMATQWLKQALELPDITKEDWACHEDLEDLQATLTY; this is translated from the exons ATGACGTTGCCCTGCGTGcgccccagctccagctccagctcctgctccagcttGCTGCGGGCCGCAAACGAG cacGTCCACACGTCCAGGATGGGGGTCCTGGCCGGTGCCCGCGGAGTGCTCGGGCTACTGCTTGGCAccgccacgggcctgggactcctcTGCGCCATCTACATCCACCGGAGGCGACGGCCCCGGGCCCTCGTCGGGAGCCAGGGCCTGCCCAACTCCCTGGGCTACACCCGGACCTCAGAATCCCACCTCCAGG CTGCGGCAGCGCGGCCACGACGCGCGGTCCCGGGGGAGGCGGGCGACGCGGAGTCGCTGCCCTGGCCCCCGGGGGTGAGGCCGGAGCTGGTGCTGGACCACCTGGACCTGGTGGTGAGCGGCCTGAGCGAGCTGCGGCGGGAGGTGGAGGAGTTGCGCGGCAGCCTGCCGAGCCTGGCCCGGGAGATCGTGGGCGAAGTCAG gtcccacctggaggcccagagaggacctCGACGTCGGCGCTTCCTCTTCCACCGCGAGAGGAGCGACTCTACCGGCTCCAGCTCCATCTACTTCACCGCCAGCTCCGGCGGGGCCCTGACCGACGGGGAGAGCGAGGGCGG CTACACCACGGCCAACGCGGAGTCCGATTATGAGGGCGGCCAgacggagggagagagcgaggacGGCGGCGAGGCGGGCGAGGCCGCGGGCGAGGCCAGCGACGAGGAGACGAGGGACCAGCTGGGGCCGGCGGCAGGGCCGTCCGCGGGGGACGAGGAGCTGGGCCAGCTCCTGCAGCAGGCGGATGAGCTGCACCAGGGCAGCGAGCAGGACAGGAGGGACGCCTTCCAGCTGCTGCTCGACAACAAGCTGGCG TATGGTGACCGGCAGGACTTCCTGTGGCGGCTTGCCCGGGCCTACAGCGACATGTGTGAGCTGACGGAGGAGGCAGACGAGAAGAAGTCATACGCGGTGGGCG GGAAGGAAGAGGCCGAGGCCGCCCTGCAGCTGGGGGAGGAGAACCCCGAGTGTCACCAGTG GTATGCAGTGCTGGGCAGCCAGGTGGGTGAGCACGAGGGCATCCAGAAGCGCATCCAGAGCGGCTTTGTGTTCAAG GAACACGTGGACCGAGCCATCTCCCTACAGCCGGACAACCCCAGGTCGCACTTCCTCCTGGGCCGATGGTGCTACCAG GTGGCCCATCTGAGCTGGCTGGAAAGGAAGACGGTATCAGCCCTGTACGAGAGTCCCCCCACTGCCTCTGTCCACGATGCCCTGCAGAGCTTCCTGAAG GTGGAAGAGTTGAAGCCGGGCTTCTCCAAAGCGGGACGGGTGTACATCTCCAAG tgcTACAAGGAGCTGGGGAATAACACAATGGCCACTCAGTGGCTGAAACAGGCGCTGGAGCTGCCGGACATCACCAAAGAG GACTGGGCCTGCCACGAGGACCTGGAGGACCTGCAGGCCACGCTCACCTATTAA
- the C13H15orf62 gene encoding uncharacterized protein C15orf62 homolog, mitochondrial, producing MEPWRRGSLRSATLWKRLSLGRAPGPPSGPWWGLRGPGRRRDGGPLGRAGEPGGHHQEYSDREVTRELRGRGPDGRRLPLRPDGEPAPLPPPKPPRLYRDSCSCPNILDPPPAFDATLPNARSLAGPLRRRDDDDDDDEDDDEEKPTDARPRHRPPDPHPSPADLDDPLLSFRLDLGLPLLEEVLQTLRERFPREHGG from the coding sequence ATGGAGCCGTGGCGGCGGGGGTCGCTGCGGTCGGCGACGCTGTGGAAGCGGCTGAGcctgggccgggccccggggccgccgtcGGGGCCGTggtgggggctgcgggggccgggccggaggcgggacggaggtcccctcggccgggccggggagccgggcggCCACCACCAGGAGTACAGCGACCGAGAGGTCACCCGAGAGCTCCGGGGCCGAGGCCCCGACGGCCGCCGCCTGCCCCTCCGCCCCGACGGGGAGCCCGCGCCCCTGCCGCCGCCCAAGCCGCCGCGCCTCTATCGCGACAGCTGCAGCTGTCCCAACATCCTGGACCCGCCGCCCGCCTTCGACGCCACCCTGCCCAACGCGCGCTCCCTGGCCGGGCCCCTCCGCCgccgcgacgacgacgacgacgacgacgaggacgacgacgaggagaagCCCACCGacgcccggccccgccaccgTCCCCCCGACCCTCACCCCTCCCCGGCCGACCTCGacgaccccctcctctccttccggcTGGACCTGGGCCTGCCGCTGCTGGAGGAGGTGCTACAGACGCTGCGGGAGCGCTTCCCCCGCGAGCACGGCGGCTGA